AATTAGGAGAAGATTTTTCTACTAATTCTTGATCTTTTAAGTCTTTATCTTCTGTTGGAACATCCCATGCTCCTGGTATGACTAACCGCATTCGTTTCATAGAAAAACTTGCCATTACGTATAACAACCAGAAGAAAGAATTCGTTTCTACGATCGTAGACTCAGTTTGATTATACAAAAGTAAAAATATTACATATATTATCGGCCAAGTATCTTCTAAATCTCCTCCGGCACGCACCCAAATTAGCCCTCTAATCAGGCAAATAACCAAACTACCAAACCAAAGTGCAAATCCAATTAATCCCAAATGAACTGCTACATCTAAATAACCATTATGGGCTTGAGTCAAAGATAACATAATATAAAACTTAACATTTTCTCCCTCTCCTCCTGGTAGCCAAAACGCTTCATAACCATAACCTAACCAAGGGCGTTCTTTGATTTTATCAATTACAAACTCCCAAATATATGTCCGGCCAGTTAAGGTAACATCTTTCCCAAGACTGTGCAGGAATGGAGCCCAATTATTGATTAACCACATCACTGTACTAGAGCCAGCTAATACTAAGAGTATTAATATGGGAACAATTACCGAATGTGTGGACTGCAAAGTTCTACACATTGGGACAAGAAGCATTAAGGTTAAAAATACAAGTAATCCTGTTTTGGAAGTGGTAAGTATAACTATGATCGCCGACAAAACAAAAACAAACCAGACAAGAAACCGTCGTCTTTTAGCTTTCATTGCTGCAAATAATAGGGGTACAGTAGCTATGGCAGCAAAACGAGCTAGGTGATTTTTGTGGAGTAAAGGGCCTCGCCAAGCTCCTTTATGAGTTCCTTGTTCTATGCCATACATTGGCAGTCCGCCAGTGTACAAAAAGGTGAATACTGTTGATATACCAAATGTCAATGCTAATATTTCTAATTGCTCTTTTAGGGTGTAACGAGAAGCTAAATATAGCCCGAATAAGGTTGTGAGGAGTGTTAATCTACCATTTTTTAATGATACGCTGGCAAAATCTGACCACAGAAAGGAACTAACAATAATTGCCATTAATCCCCAAATTAATACGTCTCGCAAAGCCGGACGTATAACTGTTTTCAGTCGCACAGTTAGCATAAAAATGGTGTAGGCGTAATAGCCATACCTGAGAAGTTGGGAAATTTTTGAGAACACTGAACCTCCTCCTTCAGCGCCTCCTGCTCCGTCCGAGCCCCGGCCATAACTAGCCATAGCTATGACTCCAGAGAAAACAAGCAGACCTAATATTGCTAATGCTTTTTCAACTTTTGGATTCACGATTTTAGACGATGATAAAAGGCTCTGGTGTTGATTTCTATTTTTTCTAAAAGTGTGAGTGAATCAAGATATTTTTGGACAAATTCTTGATATTC
The Phormidium ambiguum IAM M-71 genome window above contains:
- a CDS encoding O-antigen ligase family protein, giving the protein MASYGRGSDGAGGAEGGGSVFSKISQLLRYGYYAYTIFMLTVRLKTVIRPALRDVLIWGLMAIIVSSFLWSDFASVSLKNGRLTLLTTLFGLYLASRYTLKEQLEILALTFGISTVFTFLYTGGLPMYGIEQGTHKGAWRGPLLHKNHLARFAAIATVPLLFAAMKAKRRRFLVWFVFVLSAIIVILTTSKTGLLVFLTLMLLVPMCRTLQSTHSVIVPILILLVLAGSSTVMWLINNWAPFLHSLGKDVTLTGRTYIWEFVIDKIKERPWLGYGYEAFWLPGGEGENVKFYIMLSLTQAHNGYLDVAVHLGLIGFALWFGSLVICLIRGLIWVRAGGDLEDTWPIIYVIFLLLYNQTESTIVETNSFFWLLYVMASFSMKRMRLVIPGAWDVPTEDKDLKDQELVEKSSPN